TGttgaagagaaagagaggaaaatattttcattaataaaaatggttttaaaaaaattttttttttctttctctcaTTCTTCAGCTTACGTAAGAAACGGTGTGGTATTATGTAAGACGATGGTTTCAACCTCTTGGGGATATGGACATCACTATTGGATTGAATAGGCACTGCTAAAGTGTTTTACTAGTAAAATCCTACGATAGAGTGATTGCCTCTGAAAGAATATACTGGAGAACAAgtttaataataagaagAGCAGCCCTTATTCCATACAAATCTTACCAAGAAGAAATGTGCTTGTACTGATCGTATTTATTACAGATTTCCTAAAAGACTGCTTATTCAGTATTGAtgattaatttaataataccCCCTTTTATTTTCTTATCAAACCAAACACCTAAATCATGTTTTTGGCCAGTATaatcattcaattattactacCATCACATAGAAGATAAGTCGTGTGAGAGAATCCAAAAtatctttcttcttcactCACTCTTTTCAACCAACCAAATTCAActagaaaaaaattaccaaacaccaaaccaaacccagccaaaaacaatttaattaaatcaatttttttatattatcatataatcatcatcatggGTCATGCACCAAAATTAAGTTTTTCTGCTATAGCAGTTATGAGTTCAGTTCTTGTTATATATGTTGGTATTAAATcaccattgaaaaataaatggGTTAGTGAAAATAGAATTAGTCCAAAAGCTGATTTAGCATGGAGAAATAGTGCTGAAAAATGGGTTGAAGATCATAAAGGTAATAGATATTAATTTagtaataaaataatactaTAATATAGAGATAGATTGAAACACGAGCATAACTAATGGAAATGAACTATGGTTTTCCTatttatgatgatgatgatggatggatggatggACAGGTAAAGAAATATACAtctattcaatttattttatttatttatatctttACTACTCATAAAAAGATTGTAATGTACGTCAATTAAAGAGAATAAATTAATGTAAAATATAATCtcttcctttttctttgtctaTAAATTGTATAAAAGAATATATCATGCTATATGTATATAATAACGGAGACCCATTCATTTTCAACCTTGTTTAGGAAGTCTAGTTTCCAATTCAATATCTTGATTCAGTAAATCTTGATCTTTATAAAGTTCAACCCAATCAGATTCtaatttgataaaacaCCAAATCCAACGTCTAAATATTTCTAAAGTTTCAACTAAAGCATAACCTAATGAATAAGCATCATaaccaaataaaaatgttgaaaaaatataaataaatttaattttctctttcttcaattcttcattaattataaataattttaaaatccAAATATATCGTAATATAAAATCAGCCACTATAgcaatataataaattaattttggtAATGCCAATTGATTCCTTAAAATCTGGAATTGATAATTAGTAAGAGAAGTTTTCCTTCTACTTGGAAAGATAAGGACCAATAATccatcaaataattctaaATGCCAATCCATTTTAATATCCCATATAAATGAATAAGTTGAATTTATTGCAAGGGCAAAATATAaccaattatttaaatgatttaatttaagTAATAATTCCCCATtagttttttcttcttcagtaGCATTCAATAACATTCTTTTAAGTAATACATTAACCAACAATGGACCTAACCCAgtgaaatatttaattaaattaaataaatgttgtttttgaccagtcaatttatattcaaaCCAACATTGTTTAATACGAATCCAACTAGGAATCGATAATATCattgattcaaatttataattatatccAATATTACTATCAAACCAATAATTCCAAAAAACTAATCCTAAATCATTTATCACTCGAGAATAAGAAACTAAACTATCACTaattaaaatatcattAGTTCTCATAGTTTGACTATTAATATTTcctttaataattcttttaatcGTAGTGAAAATTCGAATTTGACCTGGTgaataacaatttttgaaaaaaagtttataaattgtcataaataatgaaattaaaggTAATGCATAAAATAATGGGGCTAACCAAGGAATATTagcaattgatttataaattatccaacatataatattaattattgaaacaaattttaaGCTTGACCAAATTCCTTTAATTAATCGATCATTTTCATGTGAATCACTAGGTAAAAATGCTGCATATTCACCTAatgattcattattttgattgttaGTAGTTTCATGATTATGCAGTCGATCATCTAAATGAGTATAATTATGTGGTGTAtatgataattttaatagCTGCAATACATTAATTGTGGTAAAATTAGTTAATAgtaaatttaatatcaaCCATAATATTAATccaaaatgaattgaaaatgttactctaaatgataatggtatgaaatcattaaataatatttcatGAGTTTGATTAGGTGTTTCTTCAcccattattttttttttttttttggtttcctTCTTGTATGCTAGTATGTGGTGCTAATAGTTAGGAATTGTTTTTctattattgaaaagatATGATTAATGAATCCTTAATTTAGTCCAATGAAGGGGACTTTCTAGagtaaattcaaaatagtagttagttagttagttatataaagttgaaaaaagtttttatttatttgacCAGCCGCAATCCAAGGAAGTTTGgcaggaaaaaaaaaaaaaaaaatatgtaaacaaaaacatataataaaaatagatATAGTTGCTACCATAACTTCTTGGATACAAAAAGCACTTGTTGTTATTCAATTCCTAACAAACGATATACCATAAATATTCCAAAATACTAAAATGAAATACTTTAAACcatttattaaaacaagTTGTGTTGTGGGTAAAGTGTTGtcaaattgaacaaaacaaaagtcGTGTAAGCATGTacatatttgaaattattacacgaggaaaaataaattgatatttaaatgttttaacttctttttttttgattagtGTGTTTTTAACAGTAAGATATTTATGGACTATATAATGCCATGGTACTATATACATGCAAGTATACCTGCCCTGACGTAGCAATTCTCAATGCGTACGTTCAGCAGTTCActtaaaataatttataatgtAATGATTTTTATATCGGATTTCCATTAgtattcaattcttctaaCTCAGGTTAAACCACTTATTGTGAATGGTTATACATTTGACTCCTTTTACCAGTGATAATATTCACCTAGAATGACTTCAAGTAATATATAGTACCATCAGAAGAGGTCTCTTTGACTCATCCGGTTTTTATGGGATGATTTAATTGGATTCCGTTTATTTGCTTTTTTACAAGCACTTATCGactaataaatattatcaaaaattttagGACGTTAGTATTAGATTAACTATTGATTAGTTTCAATCTGATACTCTTACTTTTACTTTACTATTTTATACttgaattgatgaaatatatatacatatattactttttttataatcacTATTGCTCATTTATGCAAAACCTTGTAGAAAGAGTATATCCAGAATTCATTTGGTTAATAAGAATTGAGTTTATTCTCAAGTTCTAACAAGATGGAAAACTAATCTTTCAGTTtaattaacaataaaacaTGACTTCAGACGTGATCAATAAAGAACACgattttataaaaaaagttttaatCATAAAAAATTCATGATTAGCATGGAAAAACATCATTAGTCAAGTTtatttatgaaaaaaactggaaatagaaaatatatTCCCTCTTTATTAGATGAACCAAAAGTAAACtcaatccaaaaaaaaaaagatgtAGAAATTCATGCTGGTGGTCAAGAAGGCAATCtacaaacaaaacaaaacaaaaccacAACTCAATTCATTGTTGGAAGTATTGAAACTGATATATTTAATGGCAGGAAAGAATAGCTTTCTATATCAAccaaacaattaaaaaaattaaatttataatctgtaattattgaaaatgttaGTAAACTAAACCCTTTTAATCTCAATTATATATCCTTTGTTgctcttctttttcttataaTATATAGATCAGAATTTTCAGTGTTTGGCTAATAAAATCGAATCGGTCATTGTCCTGAAAAGGAGCCTCCGTTTGGGGCGACAGCTTGTCATCATTTATATatggtgaaaaaaaaaaaggaaagaagCAAGATccaattaatgaattaaaacatACAAATTGTATTAAAATctattgatatatatatacatgtATACCAATCTAAAATAGTAATgaagaaaggaaagaaaagaaaagtggttgaaaatttttcattttttttaatcaacCAGATTTTATAAACAGGTAggatttggttttgataATTGCGATGCCAAACAAACTTCTGCTGTATGTACACGACCCGTAGCTCTTCCataattgcaaaaaaaaaaaaaaacacacacCATAAAGCCCTAAAATTTGGTTATAACATCTCCAATTGAATAACACATCCcataaagaattattaacaaCTTCCCTCCTAGATAAcgtataaataaattactTGATAAATAATACAATTAACTTTACAACACTATATATCTATCTATATtatcaaacaaatcaatattcTTGAAACTATTTCTTACCTTTTTGCCTTTgcttttgattttgatttctctTTACGAACATTTTCTCTACGTTCTGATTTAGTTAAATATCtgaatttcttctttttttgttttattagaTTAGGTTTAGCAACTCCACATATCACAGCATAATTCTTGGCTCGTTCAATCGATTTTTCTAAGACTTGATCTGATTTAGCAAGATTaacattatttaatttagcCAATTGTTTAAGTTTTTCTTCAGTATCAACTGTATTTGGATTATCTAATGattctactactactgtTGTTTCATCATCTATTATGGCACCATTGGTAATATTGGATAATGATGGATcttgtttatatatttcTGTATGATGTAAAATCCCTTTCAATGGGTTTTCTGTATTCTTTCCCtcatcaacttcttcaTGTTCATCTTCTTGAAACCCACTCCATTCTTCATTGTCATTGCTATTGTCATCAGATTGGTCAAAtccaatatcattatttattgcAGCAATTTCTTGAGCAGTCTTATTAAATTGTTGTAGTTGATTTTGTAAATCTCGTTCACGttcttgtttcaattgtttacGTTCTTCAATTTTAGCTAACCtttcttgttctttatGAAATTCTTGAGCTTTTTTCTGTCGTTGTACTTTACGTTTATGAAATCCAGTTAAATATTCTTGACGAGattctttatcaaatacaacttcatcaactaaatgtttcttttgtttttgttgaatatatttcttCCCTCCAGTTAAAATTTCTCTATTCTTCTTGATTCCTGCCATTATTAATGAGCACTTATACTAATTACTTTAAACTAAAATCAACTTTATTGGTGTTATTGCTGTGGGTAATACATTTTTTTaacaagtttttttttttttttttttttttcatcacaTATTCATTtcatacacacacacatacaaaTTGTTTACCCACCTCATCTCTCAAAATTtaggaagaagaaaaaaaaaaagagtggCCCAAATAGAATCCAGTTGAACTTTCTAACTAAACATCaatcaaatatcaaaaacCTAAAAATGGAAAACATAGACAATTTAAAACTATATATAAACTCATTATCacaatcaatatcaaattatgAACAATCATTAACCCCtttacaaaacaaacaattatCCGATATGATTGTAAATATCAATACTACATCTgaagaacaacaaattcaaatattaaataattttgctTATATTTTAATATCAACATTATTTAGTTATTTAAAATCACTTGGTATTGATACTGATTCTCATCCTATAAAAATGGAATtaacaagaattaaatcatcaatgaatcgattgaaaaatattaagAATGAAATAAATGGTGATAccaataaacaacaaaatgaagaggaaaagaaaaaattgttgaaactgaaagaatatttatcaagaaCTTTAGGTATAAGAGATGTTGGACTGAGTATTGATGTTAAATCAAAAGGTACTTCTGCTATAAGTAATCAAAATTTCCAAGGGAAACATACAaaatttaatgatgatgatgaagaagaagaggaagataAGAAACAATTAGAATCTAAACAagatgatttgaaaaataataacaataataagGTACTgaaaaaatccaaaaataaaaaatcaaccaatACCAGTAAAATAACtaaaccaaaatcaaataaaaaatcaatgaCAAAGAATAGTAGTAAAAAGGATAAGAATAAATAGTAGTATAGTATACATATATAATtatgtgtatgtgtatgtatatttaaatttatttctaaAAGTAAACtagtgataataatgatcaCCATGAAATCAACCACCCCCAACTAAActaatatattaataaaccTTGAATTAAACTTGAATTAAACTTGAACTAAACTTGAActgaaatgaaatgaaatgatcTCTCTCCCCCCTCtttaattctaataatattcTTTGAAAACATGTTCATTTCTGaaattttcttcaacaacataATATATCtccattaataatttaggaaatttatcattaaaatatttataaaatcCATCAGGTAATGGAgccattttcaattgtaaGCTTTCTGGCATATCattataatgatgatatttattTCTAATGGCTCGTAATAAATCCATCAATTTTTCTCGACTATATTTCCGATATTTCCCTAAATTATCCataaattcttcatcatttaataatttatgcCAATTACCATTATGAACTGCTTGAGCATGTTCttctaatttcaataataatggacTAGGTGGAtctcttttttcaatttcaaatcgaTCACTaacttttaataaaaattctaATCGTTTGGAAAATGACCAAAATAATGGatgtttcaaaattttccCGGTATTAGGACGTTGACTAGGATCATGACTAAtgatttttgaaatcaaatcaattgattcatatCGATCATTAGGACATTTCTCCATTAATAAAGTTAAATCATATTCTcctttaataatattaccTTCACGTAAATATCTATCTCCAAATGGATGATATCCTCCAgttaaaatataataaaatacaCACCccaaagaaaatatatCAATCGCTTTAGTTAATCGTTTACCAGAAGTAgcaccattattattgctgTTGCCATTGCTGTTGCTATTGGAATGAATTGATGAGATTGAATCAGGAGATATCTCCCATAAATCATggtttaataataattctggtGCTCGCCAACCTGAAGTCCCCAGAGCAGCATTTTGTGTAGTAGCTCTAAATGAAGATTGAtcattttctaatttcttaCATAATCCAAAATCCGAAATCAATAAACGAACATTATTCTCACAACAACTTTCATTACTatcattaatttgattttgttgtttaccATTCCTTTTAATATTGgccaccaaaatattttgtgGTTTAATATCACGATGAACTATTTTTAATGAATGTAAATAATGTAATCCACTGGCCAATTGATATAAAATATCATTCCTTTTAGGAATACTTAAATGAGGCATC
This is a stretch of genomic DNA from Candida dubliniensis CD36 chromosome 1, complete sequence. It encodes these proteins:
- a CDS encoding mediator of retention of lumenal endoplasmic reticulum proteins, putative (Similar to C. albicans ERD1;~Similar to Kluyveromyces lactis ERD1), with product MGEETPNQTHEILFNDFIPLSFRVTFSIHFGLILWLILNLLLTNFTTINVLQLLKLSYTPHNYTHLDDRSHNHETTNNQNNESLGEYAAFLPSDSHENDRLIKGIWSSLKFVSIINIICWIIYKSIANIPWLAPLFYALPLISLFMTIYKLFFKNCYSPGQIRIFTTIKRIIKGNINSQTMRTNDILISDSLVSYSRVINDLGLVFWNYWFDSNIGYNYKFESMILSIPSWIRIKQCWFEYKLTGQKQHLFNLIKYFTGLGPLLVNVLLKRMLLNATEEEKTNGELLLKLNHLNNWLYFALAINSTYSFIWDIKMDWHLELFDGLLVLIFPSRRKTSLTNYQFQILRNQLALPKLIYYIAIVADFILRYIWILKLFIINEELKKEKIKFIYIFSTFLFGYDAYSLGYALVETLEIFRRWIWCFIKLESDWVELYKDQDLSNQDIELETRLPKQG
- a CDS encoding nuclear cofactor for exosome activity in the processing of stable RNAs, putative (Similar to C. albicans LRP1;~Similar to S. cerevisiae LRP1), yielding MENIDNLKLYINSLSQSISNYEQSLTPLQNKQLSDMIVNINTTSEEQQIQILNNFAYILISTLFSYLKSLGIDTDSHPIKMELTRIKSSMNRLKNIKNEINGDTNKQQNEEEKKKLLKSKEYLSRTLGIRDVGSSIDVKSKGTSAISNQNFQGKHTKFNDDDEEEEEDKKQLESKQDDLKNNNNNKVSKKSKNKKSTNTSKITKPKSNKKSMTKNSSKKDKNK